A DNA window from Fusobacterium perfoetens ATCC 29250 contains the following coding sequences:
- a CDS encoding AtpZ/AtpI family protein, which translates to MLKFNKDFFRYFALLGTLGFVIIGNILVSLSIYFLIQKFFFESHLLFIIFLLLGVVSGFYSVYKQIMKK; encoded by the coding sequence ATGTTAAAGTTTAATAAAGATTTTTTTAGATATTTTGCCTTATTAGGGACATTAGGATTCGTTATAATTGGGAATATTTTAGTTTCTTTAAGCATATATTTTCTTATACAAAAATTTTTCTTTGAAAGCCATTTACTATTTATAATATTTTTACTTTTAGGAGTAGTAAGTGGGTTTTATAGTGTATATAAACAAATAATGAAAAAGTAG
- the atpH gene encoding ATP synthase F1 subunit delta: protein MADNKVGKRYAEAIYSVGESNNNLKEIYEALNLLMEMYLKDKEFKNIINHPLISLEEKKDFLSKIYFSEKEKVKDIIFYLLEKGRIIDIKEIVAEYLKIYYLKNKILDVEATFAQDITEKQRERLIKNLEKRTNKKINLKVNIDKSIIGGGILKIGDKIIDGTIKTQLKTLIKQD from the coding sequence ATGGCAGACAATAAAGTTGGAAAAAGATATGCTGAAGCAATTTATTCAGTAGGAGAATCTAATAATAATTTAAAAGAAATTTATGAAGCACTTAATCTTTTAATGGAGATGTATTTAAAAGATAAAGAGTTTAAAAATATAATAAATCATCCATTAATATCTTTGGAAGAAAAAAAAGATTTCTTAAGTAAAATATATTTTTCAGAAAAAGAAAAAGTAAAAGATATTATATTCTATCTTTTAGAAAAAGGAAGAATAATAGATATTAAAGAAATTGTAGCTGAATATTTAAAAATTTATTATCTAAAAAATAAAATTTTAGATGTAGAAGCTACATTTGCTCAAGATATAACAGAAAAACAAAGAGAAAGATTAATCAAAAATTTAGAAAAAAGAACTAATAAAAAAATTAATCTTAAAGTTAATATTGATAAGTCAATAATTGGTGGAGGAATTTTAAAAATAGGTGACAAGATAATAGATGGAACTATAAAAACTCAATTAAAGACTTTAATCAAACAAGATTAA
- a CDS encoding class I SAM-dependent DNA methyltransferase, whose translation MYKNFSKIYDKFMENCNYDDWTQFLKNIISDYKLQDKKILDLGCGTGEILLRLEEYNCSGLDLSSEMLKKANIKLKGKNIPLFLGDMREFNTGEKYGIIFSFFDTLNHLTSNEDLLDTFNSVKNSLEDGGIYIFDVVDREFMDKMFPNGVFADVRKDFSMIWEHEVEEESGLDIIEATYFIKNKNKTYDRFAEVYEKKIFTKEEIESACNLSGLSVEKIIVDENLAGKRYFYILKNN comes from the coding sequence ATGTACAAAAATTTTTCTAAAATATATGATAAATTTATGGAAAATTGTAATTATGATGATTGGACACAATTTTTAAAAAATATAATTTCTGATTATAAATTACAAGATAAAAAAATATTAGATTTAGGTTGTGGTACTGGAGAAATTCTTTTGAGGTTGGAAGAATATAATTGTAGTGGATTAGATTTATCTTCCGAGATGTTAAAAAAAGCAAATATTAAATTGAAAGGAAAGAATATACCACTTTTCTTAGGAGATATGCGAGAATTTAATACAGGAGAAAAGTATGGTATTATTTTTTCTTTTTTTGATACTTTAAATCATTTAACTTCTAATGAGGATTTACTAGATACTTTTAATAGTGTAAAAAACTCTTTAGAAGATGGTGGAATTTATATATTTGATGTTGTAGATAGAGAGTTTATGGATAAGATGTTTCCTAATGGTGTTTTTGCTGATGTTAGAAAAGATTTTTCTATGATATGGGAGCATGAAGTTGAAGAAGAATCAGGATTAGATATAATTGAAGCTACATATTTTATAAAAAATAAAAATAAAACTTATGATAGATTTGCTGAAGTTTATGAGAAAAAAATATTTACAAAAGAAGAAATAGAATCTGCTTGTAATTTAAGTGGATTATCTGTCGAAAAAATTATTGTAGATGAAAATTTAGCTGGAAAAAGATATTTTTATATTTTAAAAAATAATTAA
- the atpF gene encoding F0F1 ATP synthase subunit B, with protein sequence MATQTMPAISIDVNMFWQIINFFVLIVVFNKYFKKPLGRIIKERREKISGDLEEAKKNKEIAEAEVEKAKVILREAKDEAHKIITTAEKKADERREEIIKSATFQRDKILKSAEIEVEKMKEKARKDIKEEMQKIAVQLAEKLVNEKLDSKKGSALIDNFIDEMGDA encoded by the coding sequence TTGGCAACACAAACAATGCCCGCTATTTCAATTGATGTCAATATGTTTTGGCAAATAATCAACTTCTTTGTTTTAATAGTTGTTTTTAATAAATATTTTAAAAAACCTTTAGGAAGAATAATTAAAGAAAGAAGAGAAAAAATATCAGGAGATTTAGAGGAAGCTAAAAAGAATAAAGAGATAGCTGAAGCTGAAGTAGAAAAAGCTAAAGTTATATTAAGAGAAGCAAAAGATGAAGCTCATAAAATAATAACAACTGCTGAGAAAAAGGCAGATGAAAGAAGAGAAGAAATAATAAAAAGTGCCACATTCCAAAGAGACAAAATTCTAAAAAGTGCTGAAATAGAAGTAGAAAAAATGAAAGAAAAAGCAAGAAAAGACATTAAAGAAGAAATGCAAAAAATAGCTGTCCAACTTGCTGAAAAACTTGTAAATGAAAAATTAGATTCTAAAAAAGGAAGTGCTTTAATAGATAACTTTATAGATGAGATGGGAGATGCTTAA
- a CDS encoding ATP synthase subunit I, whose protein sequence is MEDIKKIIKNSLITSIIVLVYGLIVGSKEVYGGMFLGSLISIFCFYTIYLDVKTSLLKGASFKSGVLNYLKRYFIYCVSLGISIYFFSLGMMLGTAIGLLNIRFNILLMVLYKNLLKWKDKYLK, encoded by the coding sequence ATGGAAGATATAAAAAAAATTATAAAAAATTCATTAATAACCTCTATAATAGTTTTAGTTTATGGCTTAATAGTAGGAAGTAAAGAAGTATATGGAGGAATGTTTTTAGGTTCTCTAATATCTATTTTTTGCTTTTATACTATCTATTTAGATGTAAAGACTTCTTTATTAAAAGGAGCAAGTTTTAAAAGTGGTGTTCTAAACTATTTAAAAAGATACTTTATTTATTGTGTATCTTTAGGAATTTCGATTTATTTTTTTAGTTTGGGAATGATGTTAGGTACTGCCATAGGACTATTGAATATTAGATTCAATATATTACTGATGGTTTTATATAAAAATCTTTTAAAGTGGAAAGATAAGTATCTAAAATAG
- a CDS encoding winged helix-turn-helix transcriptional regulator, whose protein sequence is MDSNKQYNCYFELTLDIMGGKWKPIILYYINSNGVARHSDLKRFIPSINERMLTRQLRELETDLLIKRKVYPVVPPKVEYSLTEYGKSLIPILSSLVQWGKDYANSRNFTNFKMDISNKNEELK, encoded by the coding sequence ATGGATTCTAATAAACAATATAACTGTTATTTTGAATTGACTCTTGATATAATGGGTGGAAAATGGAAACCAATAATTTTATATTATATAAATTCTAATGGAGTTGCAAGGCATAGTGATTTAAAAAGATTTATTCCAAGTATAAATGAAAGAATGTTAACAAGACAACTAAGAGAATTGGAAACTGACCTATTAATTAAAAGAAAAGTATATCCTGTTGTCCCACCAAAAGTAGAATATTCTCTTACAGAGTATGGAAAATCTTTAATTCCAATATTATCTTCATTAGTTCAGTGGGGAAAAGATTACGCTAATTCTAGAAATTTTACAAATTTTAAAATGGATATATCCAACAAAAATGAAGAATTAAAATAG
- a CDS encoding gamma-glutamyl-gamma-aminobutyrate hydrolase family protein, with product MKKKVIGISSDFFFIENKVSESFRRLFINEDYTKAIELAGGIPLVIPLSNDKELLKETLSLCDALLLTGGADIDPFLYNEERTKNLGNIKPERDFYEKELYSIAKEMKLPILGICRGMQLINVLEGGTLYQDLGYRECKENNIEHLQKDNKNYPCHYVSIEENSYLFEIFNSKKIAVNSYHHQAVKKLSSKFILTAQSSDGIVEGFENKEEKIMCVQWHPEKMLDDCKMLEIFKFFISRI from the coding sequence ATGAAAAAAAAAGTAATAGGAATTTCTTCAGACTTCTTTTTCATAGAGAATAAAGTTTCAGAAAGTTTTAGAAGATTATTCATAAATGAAGATTATACAAAAGCCATTGAATTGGCAGGAGGAATCCCTTTAGTTATTCCTCTTTCAAATGATAAAGAATTACTAAAAGAAACTCTTAGCTTATGTGATGCTTTACTTTTAACAGGAGGAGCGGATATAGACCCTTTTCTTTATAATGAAGAGAGAACAAAAAATTTAGGAAATATTAAACCAGAAAGAGATTTTTATGAAAAAGAACTATATTCAATAGCAAAAGAGATGAAACTTCCAATTTTAGGAATATGTAGAGGAATGCAACTTATAAATGTTTTAGAGGGAGGGACTCTTTATCAAGATTTAGGATATAGAGAGTGTAAAGAAAATAATATCGAACATTTACAAAAAGATAATAAAAATTATCCTTGTCATTATGTTTCTATAGAAGAAAATTCTTATTTATTTGAAATATTTAACTCTAAAAAAATAGCTGTTAATTCTTATCATCATCAAGCTGTGAAAAAATTATCTTCTAAATTTATTTTAACAGCTCAATCATCAGATGGAATAGTAGAAGGATTTGAAAATAAAGAAGAAAAAATAATGTGTGTTCAATGGCATCCTGAAAAAATGTTAGATGATTGTAAAATGTTAGAAATTTTTAAATTTTTTATTTCAAGGATTTAA
- a CDS encoding AbgT family transporter — translation MKQKTKYMSVLEKFMKIVEVGGNKLPHPLVLFTYLTIFILILSFILAKLNVSVTYLTTSKEGLKEVTVNAYNLLSKEFFRTFVKDFVNIYIGFFPIGLVVVMMFGVSVAEKSGLISALMKKLVFGAPDYLVTFIVAIVGICANLASDAGIVFAPAIGGAVFFALGRHPFAGIMAGYVAAYGGFSANLLIAGTDALLAGITQSIISGFTSEPVNIHPLMNWFVMASSTIMLAAVVTIVTEKIITPILGKFDPADETLKVPSKEELTLTETENKGLKAVGITTIIFILGLFILSYPKNAFFRNASGNLLPTSPLTQGLMFIIFLYFMLIGYFYGKVTKTITSGKDIAKFMQSGLEGVSGFLIVCLPASMFIHFFTKSNISTLIGVGGAHFVERMDISGIPLVIMLILLTAFMNLFISSGSSKWLIIGPIFVPMFYMLGIHPATTQMAYRIGDSTTNIISPVSAYIPVILGMMEKYRSKNQELGIGSVLSLTIPYSVILLVIWIIFFTIWLLIGLPMGPGTPAFL, via the coding sequence ATGAAGCAAAAAACAAAATACATGTCAGTTTTAGAAAAATTTATGAAAATAGTAGAAGTTGGTGGAAATAAACTACCTCATCCACTAGTATTATTTACTTATTTAACAATTTTTATTTTAATTTTATCTTTTATTTTAGCTAAATTAAATGTTTCTGTAACATATTTAACAACATCAAAAGAAGGTTTGAAAGAAGTTACAGTTAATGCTTATAATCTATTATCAAAAGAATTTTTTAGAACTTTTGTAAAAGATTTCGTAAATATATATATAGGATTCTTCCCTATTGGATTAGTTGTAGTTATGATGTTTGGAGTTTCTGTAGCTGAAAAATCTGGTTTAATATCAGCTTTAATGAAAAAATTAGTTTTTGGAGCTCCAGATTATTTAGTTACATTTATTGTAGCTATAGTAGGTATTTGTGCTAATCTAGCTTCTGATGCTGGTATAGTTTTTGCCCCAGCCATTGGAGGAGCTGTATTCTTTGCTTTAGGACGTCATCCTTTTGCTGGAATTATGGCTGGATATGTGGCTGCTTATGGAGGATTTTCAGCAAACCTATTAATAGCTGGTACAGACGCCCTTTTAGCTGGAATAACTCAATCTATAATTTCTGGATTTACTTCAGAACCAGTTAATATTCATCCTTTAATGAACTGGTTTGTAATGGCTTCTTCAACAATAATGCTTGCTGCTGTAGTTACTATTGTAACAGAAAAAATAATAACACCTATTTTAGGAAAATTTGACCCAGCTGATGAAACATTAAAAGTACCTTCAAAAGAGGAATTAACTTTAACTGAAACTGAAAATAAAGGATTAAAAGCTGTAGGAATTACAACTATTATATTTATTTTAGGATTATTTATACTTTCTTATCCTAAAAATGCTTTCTTTAGAAATGCTTCAGGTAATTTATTACCTACTTCTCCTCTAACACAAGGATTAATGTTTATAATATTTTTATATTTTATGTTAATTGGATATTTTTATGGTAAAGTAACAAAAACTATTACATCTGGAAAAGACATAGCTAAATTTATGCAAAGTGGATTAGAGGGAGTTTCTGGGTTCTTAATAGTATGTTTACCAGCTTCAATGTTTATACATTTCTTTACAAAAAGTAATATTTCTACTTTAATAGGAGTTGGTGGAGCTCATTTTGTAGAAAGAATGGATATTTCAGGAATTCCATTAGTAATAATGTTAATACTTTTGACAGCATTTATGAACCTATTTATAAGTAGTGGTAGTTCTAAATGGTTAATTATAGGTCCTATATTTGTTCCAATGTTTTATATGTTAGGTATTCATCCAGCAACTACTCAAATGGCTTATAGAATAGGAGATTCTACAACTAACATTATTTCTCCAGTTTCAGCTTATATTCCTGTTATTTTAGGTATGATGGAAAAATATAGAAGTAAAAATCAAGAGTTAGGAATTGGAAGTGTTCTTTCTTTAACTATTCCTTATTCAGTAATATTATTAGTTATCTGGATAATATTCTTTACTATTTGGTTATTAATAGGATTACCTATGGGACCAGGAACACCAGCATTTTTATAA
- the atpG gene encoding ATP synthase F1 subunit gamma, producing the protein MAGSKEIKSRIKSVQSTHQITKAMEVVSTTKFKKFSEKVLKSRDYSESIHKIMSNIAAGIKSERHPLFDGRETVKKIGIIVLTSDRGLCGSFNSLTLKKLKEVEEKNKDKKISVIVVGKKGKEYCSKRSYDIKAEYTQIIPETIYDKAKEISENIVEYYYSDIFDEVYLIYNKFISALRSDLLVKKIIPIERVETNKNMSYIFEPDAEAVLSDLLPKYINIELYQAMLENTASEHSARKNAMKSANDNAEEMMKELNLQYNRERQAAITQEITEIVGGAPALK; encoded by the coding sequence ATGGCTGGTTCTAAAGAAATTAAAAGTAGAATAAAAAGTGTTCAGTCTACTCACCAAATAACAAAAGCTATGGAAGTTGTTTCAACTACTAAATTTAAAAAATTCTCTGAAAAAGTTTTAAAATCTCGTGATTATTCAGAGAGTATTCATAAAATTATGTCAAATATAGCTGCAGGAATAAAATCTGAGAGACATCCTCTTTTTGATGGAAGGGAAACTGTAAAAAAAATAGGAATTATAGTTTTAACTTCTGATAGAGGACTTTGTGGAAGTTTTAATAGTTTGACATTAAAAAAATTAAAAGAGGTAGAAGAAAAAAATAAAGATAAAAAAATATCAGTCATAGTTGTTGGAAAAAAAGGAAAAGAATATTGTTCTAAAAGAAGTTATGATATAAAAGCAGAATATACTCAAATTATTCCTGAAACTATATATGATAAAGCTAAAGAAATAAGTGAAAATATTGTAGAATATTATTATTCTGATATATTTGATGAAGTATATTTAATTTACAATAAATTTATTTCAGCTTTAAGAAGTGACCTTTTAGTTAAAAAAATTATTCCTATCGAAAGAGTAGAGACAAATAAAAATATGTCATATATTTTTGAACCAGATGCAGAAGCTGTTTTATCTGATTTATTACCTAAATATATAAATATAGAATTATATCAGGCAATGTTAGAAAACACAGCTAGTGAACACTCAGCTAGAAAAAACGCTATGAAGAGTGCTAACGATAATGCAGAAGAAATGATGAAAGAATTGAATTTACAATATAATAGAGAAAGACAGGCTGCTATAACTCAAGAAATCACAGAGATAGTAGGAGGAGCACCTGCCTTAAAATAA
- the atpB gene encoding F0F1 ATP synthase subunit A, with protein MSITFMTPPLVEGPKVVFYIPLPEFLDKFPLAMEMGNGKVGLPVSMTVVATWFCMFVLFLLFRLGTRKMELIPTSKLQIMLESLYNFLDGIITQMLGKWKKRYFSFISCLCLFIFTGNILMFFPIPWASFSEEGVVLAPAFRAPTADLNTTLGLAILTTIVFVGTNISQGGILGYLKGFTEPVPIMLPLNIIGELAKPVNMSFRLFGNMFAGMVILGLLYKVVPAVIPAPLHLYFDLFSGAVQSFVFTMLALVHIKGALGDSEPQLGQ; from the coding sequence ATGAGTATTACTTTTATGACTCCACCTCTAGTGGAAGGACCTAAAGTAGTCTTTTATATTCCACTTCCAGAATTCTTAGACAAATTTCCATTAGCAATGGAAATGGGTAATGGAAAAGTTGGATTACCTGTAAGTATGACTGTAGTTGCTACTTGGTTTTGTATGTTTGTACTATTCCTATTATTTAGGTTAGGAACAAGAAAAATGGAATTAATTCCAACAAGTAAATTACAGATAATGCTTGAATCTCTTTATAATTTCTTAGATGGAATTATAACTCAGATGTTAGGTAAATGGAAAAAGAGATACTTTAGCTTTATTTCTTGTTTATGTTTGTTTATATTTACAGGAAATATCCTTATGTTTTTTCCTATTCCGTGGGCCTCTTTTTCAGAAGAGGGGGTTGTTTTAGCTCCAGCTTTTAGAGCTCCAACAGCTGATTTGAATACAACATTAGGACTAGCTATATTGACTACAATAGTCTTTGTTGGAACAAATATTTCACAGGGAGGAATATTAGGATATTTAAAAGGATTTACAGAGCCAGTACCAATAATGTTACCACTTAATATAATTGGGGAATTAGCAAAACCAGTAAATATGTCTTTCAGATTGTTTGGAAATATGTTTGCTGGAATGGTAATACTAGGACTTCTATATAAAGTTGTTCCAGCTGTTATTCCAGCCCCACTACATTTATATTTTGATTTATTTAGTGGAGCCGTACAAAGCTTTGTATTCACAATGTTAGCTCTAGTACATATAAAAGGAGCTTTAGGGGATTCTGAACCCCAATTAGGACAATAA
- the atpA gene encoding F0F1 ATP synthase subunit alpha yields the protein MRIRPEEVSNIIKTEIENYKKSLDIKTSGSVLEVGDGIARVYGLSDAKAGELLEFPNKIMGMVLNLEENNVGVIIFGDFSQIKEGDEVKSTGRIVSIPAGEDFLGRVVNALGEPIDGKGEITPKKYMELERKASGIISRKPVFEPLQTGIKSIDGMVPIGRGQRELIIGDRQTGKTAVAVDAIINQKGTGVKCIYVAIGQKRSTVAQIYKKLEDLGAMEYTTIVAATASEAAPLQYMAPYSGVAMAEYFMDKGEHVLIVYDDLTKHAVAYREMSLLLKRPPGREAYPGDVFYLHSRLLERAAKLSDELGGGSITALPIIETQAGDVAAYIPTNVISITDGQIFLDSQLFNSGFRPAIDAGISVSRVGGAAQIKAMKQVAAKVKLELAQYTELLTFAQFGSDLDKSTKAQLERGHRIMAMLKQPQNKPYPVEEQVISFFAVTKGFFDDIDVDKVLDFEVNLIKELRNTTNLLNEIKEKQALDKELEDKISTAIKEYKKQYIK from the coding sequence GTGAGAATCAGACCAGAAGAGGTTAGTAATATTATAAAAACTGAAATAGAAAACTATAAAAAAAGTCTTGATATTAAAACTTCAGGTTCTGTATTAGAAGTAGGTGACGGTATTGCTAGAGTATACGGACTTAGTGATGCAAAAGCAGGAGAATTATTAGAGTTTCCAAATAAAATAATGGGAATGGTACTTAACCTAGAAGAAAATAACGTTGGAGTTATCATATTTGGGGATTTCTCTCAAATAAAAGAGGGAGATGAAGTAAAATCTACAGGAAGAATAGTTTCAATTCCAGCAGGAGAAGATTTTTTAGGAAGAGTTGTTAATGCTTTAGGAGAACCTATAGATGGAAAAGGAGAAATAACTCCTAAAAAATATATGGAACTTGAAAGAAAAGCATCAGGAATTATATCAAGAAAACCTGTATTTGAACCTTTACAAACAGGAATTAAATCTATAGACGGAATGGTTCCTATTGGAAGAGGACAAAGAGAACTTATAATAGGTGATAGACAAACAGGAAAAACAGCAGTAGCTGTAGACGCTATTATAAATCAAAAAGGAACAGGAGTAAAATGTATATATGTAGCTATTGGACAAAAAAGGTCTACAGTAGCTCAAATATATAAAAAATTAGAAGATTTAGGGGCTATGGAATATACAACAATAGTAGCAGCCACAGCTTCAGAAGCAGCTCCTTTACAATATATGGCTCCATATTCAGGAGTTGCTATGGCAGAGTATTTTATGGATAAAGGTGAACATGTGTTAATCGTTTATGATGATTTAACAAAACATGCTGTAGCTTATAGAGAAATGTCTCTATTATTAAAAAGACCACCTGGAAGAGAAGCTTATCCAGGAGATGTATTCTATTTACATTCAAGATTACTTGAAAGAGCAGCAAAACTTTCAGATGAATTAGGTGGAGGTTCAATAACAGCTTTACCAATAATCGAGACTCAAGCTGGAGACGTAGCTGCTTATATTCCAACAAACGTTATTTCAATAACTGATGGTCAAATATTCCTAGATTCACAATTATTTAACTCAGGATTTAGACCAGCTATAGATGCTGGAATATCAGTTTCAAGGGTTGGAGGAGCAGCTCAAATAAAGGCAATGAAACAAGTAGCAGCAAAAGTAAAACTAGAATTAGCTCAATATACAGAGTTATTAACATTTGCTCAATTTGGTTCTGATTTAGATAAATCTACAAAGGCTCAATTAGAGAGAGGACATAGAATAATGGCTATGTTAAAACAACCTCAAAATAAACCTTATCCAGTAGAAGAACAAGTAATTTCTTTCTTTGCAGTAACTAAAGGATTCTTTGATGATATAGATGTAGATAAAGTTTTAGACTTTGAAGTTAATTTAATTAAAGAACTAAGAAATACTACAAATTTATTAAATGAAATAAAAGAAAAACAAGCTTTAGATAAAGAATTAGAAGATAAAATTTCTACTGCAATAAAAGAATATAAAAAACAATATATTAAATAA
- the atpE gene encoding ATP synthase F0 subunit C, producing MDMLLAKTIVLAASAVGAGCAMIAGLGPGIGEGFAAGKAVEAVARQPEAKGDIISTMILGCAIAESTGIYSLVVAMILLYANPLISALAK from the coding sequence ATGGATATGTTATTAGCAAAAACAATAGTTTTAGCAGCATCAGCAGTAGGAGCAGGTTGTGCTATGATAGCTGGATTAGGACCAGGAATAGGGGAAGGATTTGCAGCTGGGAAAGCTGTAGAAGCTGTAGCAAGACAACCAGAAGCTAAAGGAGATATAATTTCTACAATGATTTTAGGATGTGCCATAGCAGAGTCAACAGGAATTTACTCTCTAGTTGTAGCAATGATATTATTATATGCAAACCCACTTATATCAGCATTAGCAAAATAA
- a CDS encoding FAD-dependent oxidoreductase, translating to MKKVLIVGGVAGGASTATRLRRLNENLEIILLEKGQHVSFANCGLPYHISGVIENRESLLVQTPEKLKKRFNIDVRINSEVISVDSSNKKVVIKNNVGEYTETFDYLVLAPGAKPLVPPIEGINGNNIYTLRNVTDLDKIMEKLKEKPIKDAIVIGGGFIGIEAAENLQEKGVNTTIIEAALSILAPFDSEISNLLEVELMSNGVNLLTNNKVIKFEEKNERVVISLENGNKVEGDMVILAIGVTPDTNFLKNSGINLGERGHILVNDSLETNIKDIYALGDAILVKHFVTGQDVSIALAGPANRQGRIVADNIMEKGKTYKGSFGTSVIKVFSLTGASTGLNERSIKVLGKKYEKMYLHPNDHANYYPGATPISIKLLYEKESKKVLGAQAVGVKGADKFIDVIATVLKFRGTIEDLSELDLAYAPPYSSAKSPVNMSGFIGENIEDNLVEQIFVENLKDFDKDKNIILDVREEFEVVVGQFEHSINIPLGQLRERYNELPKDKEIWAYCAVGLRGYIAYRFLTSLGYKVKNIAGGFKSKLKI from the coding sequence ATGAAAAAAGTTTTAATTGTTGGAGGAGTAGCTGGAGGAGCTTCTACTGCTACTAGACTTAGAAGATTAAATGAAAATTTAGAAATTATTTTACTTGAAAAAGGGCAACATGTATCTTTTGCTAATTGTGGATTACCCTATCACATCAGTGGAGTAATTGAAAATAGAGAAAGCTTATTAGTTCAAACTCCTGAAAAATTAAAAAAGAGATTTAATATAGATGTAAGAATTAATAGTGAAGTAATATCTGTTGATTCTAGTAATAAAAAAGTAGTCATTAAAAATAATGTTGGAGAATATACAGAAACTTTTGATTATCTTGTATTAGCTCCTGGAGCTAAGCCTTTAGTTCCACCTATTGAAGGAATTAATGGAAATAATATTTATACTCTTAGAAATGTAACTGACCTTGATAAAATTATGGAAAAATTAAAAGAAAAACCTATTAAAGATGCCATTGTAATTGGTGGTGGCTTTATTGGAATAGAGGCTGCTGAAAATTTACAAGAAAAAGGGGTTAATACAACTATTATCGAGGCTGCTCTTAGTATCCTTGCTCCTTTTGACAGTGAAATTTCTAATCTTTTAGAAGTTGAACTTATGAGTAATGGAGTTAATTTATTAACAAATAATAAAGTAATAAAATTTGAAGAAAAAAATGAGAGAGTAGTAATTTCTCTTGAAAATGGAAATAAGGTTGAGGGAGATATGGTAATCCTAGCTATTGGTGTAACTCCTGATACAAATTTCTTAAAAAATTCAGGAATAAATCTAGGAGAGAGAGGTCATATTTTAGTAAACGATTCTCTTGAAACTAATATAAAAGATATTTATGCTCTTGGAGATGCCATTTTGGTAAAACATTTTGTAACAGGTCAAGATGTATCTATAGCTTTAGCTGGTCCTGCCAATAGACAAGGAAGAATAGTAGCTGATAATATTATGGAAAAAGGTAAAACATATAAAGGAAGTTTTGGAACTTCTGTTATAAAAGTATTTTCTTTAACAGGAGCTTCTACAGGATTAAATGAGAGAAGTATAAAAGTCCTTGGTAAAAAATATGAAAAAATGTATCTTCACCCTAATGACCATGCTAATTATTATCCTGGAGCTACACCTATAAGTATAAAACTTTTATATGAAAAAGAAAGTAAAAAAGTTTTAGGAGCTCAAGCTGTTGGAGTTAAAGGAGCAGATAAATTTATTGATGTTATAGCCACTGTTTTAAAATTTAGAGGTACTATAGAAGATTTATCAGAACTTGATTTAGCTTATGCTCCACCTTATTCTTCAGCCAAATCTCCTGTTAATATGAGTGGATTTATTGGAGAAAATATTGAAGATAATTTGGTAGAACAAATTTTTGTAGAAAATTTAAAAGATTTTGATAAAGATAAAAATATTATTCTTGATGTAAGAGAGGAGTTTGAAGTTGTTGTTGGACAGTTTGAACATTCTATAAATATTCCTCTTGGACAACTTAGAGAAAGATATAATGAATTACCTAAGGATAAAGAAATTTGGGCCTACTGTGCTGTGGGGCTTAGAGGATATATAGCATATAGATTTTTAACTTCTCTTGGTTATAAAGTAAAAAATATTGCTGGAGGATTTAAAAGTAAATTAAAAATATAA